A genomic segment from Nitrospirota bacterium encodes:
- a CDS encoding competence/damage-inducible protein A: MTNIKTAGIIIIGNEILSGKLHEGNSFFLASELRELGVSVRRISVIPDEIEIIGKEAFEFSKAYDYVFTSGGVGPTHDDVTMAGMAHGFGVKLTPHPEIEGFLTKKYKDILTDAMLKIALVPEGTEVISFKEMRFPVVVFKNIFIFPGIPDYLKNKFSLIKERFRSSPFYLKRIFLNNTHESLIADTLTEIVLENKDVDIGSYPIENNPEHCIIITVESKSEGAFKKTLAALKTKLPENIIVRVE; this comes from the coding sequence ATGACTAATATAAAAACCGCAGGAATTATTATCATCGGCAATGAGATACTCTCAGGCAAACTGCATGAAGGCAATTCTTTTTTCCTTGCCTCAGAACTGCGGGAGCTTGGAGTAAGCGTAAGACGCATCTCCGTTATCCCCGATGAAATAGAAATCATAGGCAAAGAGGCGTTTGAGTTTTCAAAGGCGTATGACTATGTTTTTACCTCAGGGGGAGTGGGACCAACGCATGATGATGTCACAATGGCAGGCATGGCTCACGGCTTTGGCGTAAAACTTACACCGCACCCTGAAATTGAAGGTTTTTTGACAAAAAAATATAAAGACATTCTCACTGACGCCATGCTCAAAATTGCCCTGGTGCCCGAGGGAACTGAGGTCATTTCATTTAAAGAGATGCGTTTTCCAGTTGTGGTTTTCAAAAATATATTTATTTTTCCCGGAATCCCGGATTACCTGAAAAATAAATTTTCCCTGATTAAGGAACGGTTCCGCTCATCACCGTTTTATCTGAAGCGGATTTTTCTTAATAATACCCATGAATCGCTGATTGCAGATACACTGACTGAGATTGTGCTTGAGAACAAAGATGTGGATATAGGCTCTTACCCGATTGAAAACAACCCTGAGCACTGCATAATTATCACTGTTGAATCCAAATCTGAGGGAGCATTCAAAAAGACGCTTGCGGCATTAAAGACAAAACTGCCGGAAAATATAATCGTCAGAGTGGAATAA
- the hemE gene encoding uroporphyrinogen decarboxylase — translation MNDTFLKACCGEKVSHTPVWIMRQAGRYLKQYQQVRKKVDFLTLCKTPELAAKVTIQPIDALGVDAAILFSDILIPVEAMGLGLKFSEKIGPQFSNPVRDAAGLKKLRIPDPENDLSFVMETIRILRRELAGRVPLIGFAGAPFTTSIYMIEGGTSKNFLNTKRMMFQNPKLYAAVMDKITQTLTEYLKGQIAAGAQALQLFDSWGGALSPQDFKVFALPYVKEIIKNLRKWQAQEKRQPVPIIYFVGECAGVLEDIKDSGADVAGIDWRISIDTAIKHLGSKISVQGNLDPCALFLPKDKIVERVKDILKKADSARGYIFNLGHGILPETPVESAVAVVEAVHKYGGEK, via the coding sequence ATGAATGATACATTTTTAAAGGCGTGCTGCGGTGAAAAAGTTTCACATACCCCTGTCTGGATAATGAGGCAGGCAGGGCGGTATTTAAAGCAATATCAGCAGGTGAGAAAAAAAGTGGATTTTCTTACCCTTTGCAAAACGCCTGAGCTTGCGGCTAAAGTGACAATACAGCCGATTGATGCGCTCGGCGTTGATGCGGCAATACTTTTTTCTGACATACTCATCCCGGTTGAGGCAATGGGCCTCGGGCTTAAATTTTCTGAAAAAATCGGTCCCCAGTTTTCAAACCCGGTAAGAGATGCGGCCGGATTAAAAAAACTCCGAATACCCGACCCTGAGAACGACCTGAGTTTTGTGATGGAAACCATAAGGATTTTGCGCAGGGAGCTTGCGGGACGGGTTCCTTTGATTGGATTTGCAGGCGCTCCTTTTACAACTTCTATATACATGATTGAGGGCGGGACATCAAAGAATTTCCTGAATACAAAAAGGATGATGTTTCAAAACCCAAAGCTTTATGCTGCAGTCATGGATAAAATCACGCAGACGCTTACTGAATATCTAAAGGGGCAGATAGCGGCAGGCGCTCAGGCGCTTCAGCTTTTTGATTCGTGGGGAGGCGCGCTTTCACCGCAGGATTTTAAAGTTTTTGCCCTGCCTTATGTTAAAGAGATAATTAAAAATCTCAGGAAGTGGCAGGCGCAGGAGAAAAGACAGCCGGTGCCGATTATTTATTTTGTCGGCGAATGCGCCGGCGTGCTTGAAGATATTAAGGACTCAGGCGCGGATGTTGCAGGCATTGACTGGCGGATAAGCATTGATACGGCAATTAAACACCTCGGCAGTAAAATCTCGGTTCAGGGCAATTTGGACCCGTGCGCCTTGTTTTTGCCAAAAGATAAAATAGTTGAGCGCGTAAAAGATATTTTAAAGAAAGCTGATTCTGCACGCGGGTATATCTTCAACCTCGGTCATGGCATCCTGCCTGAGACGCCTGTTGAAAGCGCAGTCGCAGTAGTTGAGGCAGTGCACAAATACGGCGGGGAGAAATAG